The following proteins come from a genomic window of Loxodonta africana isolate mLoxAfr1 chromosome 19, mLoxAfr1.hap2, whole genome shotgun sequence:
- the LOC135228267 gene encoding protein FAM246C: MAAEPGRQWAQAGIAYSSSEALRRGAGRRRDPAPQPNGPGPEVARSTGRLARLRGQLRAEAAARAEAPRLLRLVERAAAAPGDGAGQGHEERADARSQGSVCSVCGEPRGGATYPAGVLEVSERRLQEGLAAVRAELGAGLEALRSELRAELDALRALLPPAPPPARRECRAAPRALSRGQALLRALGTVNALAAPAVPRPADDAPDGPTDGGAPGGRARKPFKKMPVPPGGPQGGED, from the coding sequence ATGGCGGCGGAGCCGGGGCGCCAGTGGGCCCAGGCGGGGATTGCGTATAGCTCGAGTGAAGCACTGCGGCGCGGCGCCGGCCGCCGGCGAGACCCTGCGCCGCAGCCTAACGGGCCGGGTCCGGAAGTTGCCCGCAGCACGGGCCGGCTGGCTCGCCTGCGGGGCCAGCTCCGGGCGGAGGCAGCAGCACGAGCCGAGGCGCCGCGGCTGCTGCGGCTGGTGGAGCGCGCCGCAGCAGCGCCAGGGGACGGGGCAGGGCAGGGGCACGAGGAGCGGGCGGACGCGCGCAGCCAAGGCTCGGTGTGCTCGGTGTGCGGGGAGCCGCGCGGCGGGGCCACCTATCCCGCCGGAGTCCTGGAGGTGAGTGAGCGGCGGCTGCAGGAGGGCCTGGCGGCCGTGCGCGCCGAGCTGGGTGCCGGGCTCGAGGCGCTGCGCTCGGAGCTGCGGGCAGAGCTGGACGCCCTTCGCGCGCTGCTGCCGCCCGCGCCGCCGCCCGCCCGCCGCGAATGCCGGGCCGCCCCCCGCGCGCTGTCCCGCGGCCAGGCCCTGCTGCGGGCGCTTGGCACTGTGAACGCCCTGGCAGCGCCGGCAGTCCCGCGGCCCGCAGACGACGCCCCAGACGGTCCCACTGACGGCGGCGCGCCCGGGGGGCGGGCTCGGAAACCCTTCAAAAAGATGCCGGTGCCGCCCGGGGGTCCGCAAGGCGGCGAGGACTGA